The Paeniglutamicibacter sulfureus genome includes a region encoding these proteins:
- a CDS encoding DMT family transporter — protein MVWLAVTAAIAGAFFLAFGTQRQSSVVRASAGGLDVTGWGMLRLFRTPRWVLGLVLLAMGMSLNVYALASAPLTVVQPIGAIALVITTVVNAREHHIKMNRPTILAIIACMVGSAAFVFLAIEVSAEEHKITSGQELLTILILAIAVAVFGGAVVVFPHRLGAFFYILGAGVLFGFVAVLVRTISVSLLDPNGRFLANVSWYSILAVVVAGLLGSYFVQNAYSKGPPDLVIAGLTVIDPIVGISIGIAILGELDPNVQPAIALSMVGAGCIAIVGVIALSRHHPDVLERKAEARRRTKVTDGK, from the coding sequence ATGGTCTGGCTAGCGGTCACGGCGGCGATTGCCGGGGCATTCTTTCTGGCCTTTGGCACGCAGCGACAATCCAGTGTGGTGCGCGCCAGCGCCGGCGGACTGGACGTGACCGGATGGGGGATGCTTCGTCTTTTTAGGACTCCCCGCTGGGTCCTGGGCTTGGTCCTGCTCGCCATGGGGATGAGCCTGAATGTCTATGCCTTGGCGAGCGCTCCATTGACCGTGGTCCAGCCCATCGGTGCAATTGCGCTGGTCATCACCACGGTGGTCAATGCCCGCGAGCACCACATCAAGATGAATCGGCCCACGATCCTGGCGATCATTGCCTGCATGGTGGGAAGTGCGGCCTTCGTCTTTCTGGCCATCGAGGTCAGTGCCGAGGAGCACAAGATCACGAGCGGGCAGGAACTGCTGACCATCCTGATCCTGGCGATCGCCGTTGCCGTTTTCGGCGGGGCCGTTGTGGTCTTCCCACATAGACTCGGCGCGTTCTTCTACATTCTGGGTGCCGGGGTCCTCTTCGGGTTCGTGGCGGTGCTGGTGCGCACCATTTCCGTGTCGCTGCTCGATCCAAACGGGCGGTTCCTGGCCAACGTTTCGTGGTACTCAATCCTGGCGGTGGTGGTTGCCGGCCTGCTCGGTTCCTACTTCGTGCAGAACGCATATTCGAAGGGCCCGCCGGACCTGGTCATTGCCGGACTGACGGTGATCGACCCCATCGTCGGCATCTCCATCGGCATCGCGATCCTGGGTGAGCTGGATCCCAATGTCCAACCCGCCATCGCGCTAAGCATGGTCGGTGCCGGTTGCATTGCTATCGTAGGGGTGATCGCCTTGTCGCGACATCACCCGGACGTGCTTGAACGCAAGGCCGAAGCCAGACGGCGGACCAAGGTCACCGATGGCAAATAG